CTCTTTTATCGATCCCCATGTCTGCCTTATTCAGCCTTTATCCCTTGGCTCGTCGGGTGCTGTTCAGTCTGGATGCTGAACGCGCGCACGAACTGACTCTGAAATCTCTGCATTGCGCCCACCAAACCCCGCTTTTGGGAAATTTGCTCAAAGACCTGCCCAGCAAACCCCTGGAGTTAATGGGTTTGACGTTGCGCAATCCCGTGGGACTGGCCGCTGGCCTGGATAAGAACGGCGCCCATATCGATGCTTTGGGAGCACTGGGTTTCGGTTTTGTGGAAGTGGGTACGGTGACCCCGAAGCCGCAGCCCGGCAATCCCAAACCCCGTCTTTTTCGCTTGCCTGAGGCCCATAGCCTCATCAACCGGTTCGGCTTTAACAACCACGGGCTGGATACGTTTATCGACAATGTGCGTAAAAGTCAGTTTCGCTCCCAAGGAGGCATTCTCGGACTGAATATTGGCAAGAATGCCACCACCCCTATTGAGCAGGCTGACCAGGACTATCTGACCTGCCTGCGCGCGGTCTATCCGCACGCAGACTATGTCACTGTCAATATTTCCTCGCCCAACACCCAGAACCTGCGCGCGCTACAGGCACAGGACGAATTGGCTCGCCTCTTGGGCGCCCTGCAAACCTTGCGCGGTGAACTGGCCCAACAGTACCAGCGCTACGTGCCAATTGTGGTGAAAATCGCTCCTGATCTGGATCAGTCGCAAATCGACGCTATTGCCGAGACGGTTCCTTCGCAAGGCCTGGACGGCATCATCGCCACCAATACCACCCTGTCACGCGATGCAGTTAAAGGCTTGCAGCATAGTCAGGAACAAGGTGGCTTGTCCGGCCCTCCAGTCCATGAATTATCCTTGAACGTCATTCGTCGTCTGCGCGAACAGCTAGGCCCCGACTTCCCGATTATTGGTGTGGGCGGGATTGAGTCTGGTCGTCAGGCGCAGGAAAAAATTCAGGCGGGTGCACAAGCCGTGCAGCTTTATACCGGCTTGATTTACAAAGGCCCTGCGCTGATTTCCGAGTGTATTCGCGCGCTGTAACACACCTGTTGCCCGCTTGACGCGGGCAGTAGCATCCTCTTTAGCAACAAGCGCACAGATTGCCCAGCATGCAATAAAAAAGCCAGCTCAATGAGCTGGCTTTTTCTTTGGCACCTGATCAAATCAGGCAAGCAAAGATTTATTTCTTGCTGGTAGCAGCGGTAGCAGCAGCGGCAGCAGCCTCAACCGTTTTGTTGCCAGCTTCCGTCACTTGAGCAGCCGCTTTCAGGCTGGCATTGGTCGCTGCCTGAATGTTGCTTTCAGCAGCATCAGCCGCCTGGCGGGCCGCTTTCACCACGGTTTCAGCGGCATTGGTCGCTGTGGCAAACGAAGACTTCAACAACGCAACAGCGCTTTCGGTGCCAGTAGGAGCATTCTTGGCCAGTTGATCGATCGCATCAGCGGCGTGCTGTTGACCTTGCGCCAACTGGGCTTCCGCAATGCGCGACAGATTCAATTGCAGGTCGGAGAAGATGTCGTAAACGCTTTTGCCGTATTCCAGAGCCTGAGCCGCGCTGGGTTTGGCCACGTTCTGCGACAAAGCCACCACGTCTTGCACATCTTTAGCGTTGATAGCCTGCTGGGATTGACCAGCCGCTTGCTCCAGCGAGCTGCGCAGCAGATTCAGGTTCAAACCAACCAGCTTCTCAAAGCCCTGCAACAACTGACCTTGAGCGGCGAACAGGTTGTTCAACGTCGCTTGTTGAGCTTGCAGTACATTTTGGGGAATAGCACTCATGATGTTTTCCTTGGAGATACGTGGCCTGGGTCAAGCCAGCGTGAAATTAGTGACTGTGTTACTAGACAGGGGTCTGAAGAAGGCCCGGCCCACTCGCAACTACGCAAGGCAAACCTTCTATGTTGCACCGCAACAATTCCACTTTAAGCGCTATCCAAAACAAAGTCAACGGGATTTGCTGCAATGCAACAAATGCCGTTGACTATGTACTCAACGCAGGCAAAACCGCCTGAAAACAAGGGTCTAGCGCTGTTTGTCGTAACCCAGGGTTTCAGAGATTTTGGCAGCGGTATTGAGTAAAACCGGTATCCAGTCGTCATGCAGACGTTCAGCCGGAGCAGACAAGGAAAGGCCCGCCAACAGCTTGCCCGTGTCGTCATACACCCCCGCCGCGATGCAGCGCACACCCATCTCCAGCTCCTCGTTATCACGGGCATAACCCAGACGACGAACCTGGGCCAGCTCACGTTCCAACAGATCAAGTTGGGTAATGCTGTTCCGAGTCGCGCCAGCCAGCCCGGTGCGCATCACGTAAGCCCGCACCTGTCGGGGCTCCCAGGAGGCCAAAAAGAGCTTGCCAGTCGAGGTCAAATGCAAAGGCGCGTGCCCACCAATGGCGCGCACCACCTGCATGCCCGAACTCTCGCTCCAGGATCGCTCCACATACACAATTTCATCCCCTTGCTGCAAGGAGAGATTCACCGTTTGCCCAGTGTACTTGTGCAGTTCACGCATCGGTCCCAAAGAGGCGGCGCGTACGTTCAGACGCCCCTTGACCAGAGAACCCAATTCCAGCAGACGCATGCCCAGACGGTACAAACCGCTGTCCACGCGCTCGACATAACGACCGACGACCAGATCATTGAGAATGCGGTGCGTCGTAGAGGTATGCAGGCCAGTTGCCGCCGCCAGATTCTTCAAGGCCACTGGCTCGGACTGCTTGGCCAGTTCGTCCAGGAGAATCATGGCGCGTTCCAGAACCTGGATCGACATCTGACCCCCGTTACTTGACGACGCGCTAGAAGGCGTAAAGGAATTTGTTGTCATTATTGGCAGAATTATGATGCAACGCAACAAATTCCATAATATGAAATGCGCGCGTGCTTGGCAAGCGCTATTTTAGCGCAGGGCTCAAGCTCCCACCCAAGTCAAGCACCTGTTGCCGCAGGTAGGCCAGGGCCTCGGCGGATGGTTCCGCCTCCCCCTTGACGCCCAGCTCAATGTGCGGCTGTCCGCCTGCCTCCCCCACACTGGGCAGGCTGAAGGCTTTGACTCCTGGCCAATGAAGCTCGACATGTTCCATAGCCGGTGTAATCCGCGACTCTGGCAAATTGAATGCCAGGAAGGAATGCTCCACCCGATGAGCTTGATGATGCAGGTCGCGGTACCGGGTATCCAGCGTCCACTCCATCATGGGCCAGGCCATCACGGGAAAGCCGGGCATGAACGTGTGATTGCGAATAAAAAATCCAGGGATCTTGTTATAGGTGTTGGGAACAATTTCAGCACCTTCAGGAAACACCCCCATTTGCAGGCGCTGCTGGTTTTCCGGCAAAGACATATCAGCACTGCCCAAGCCATTGCGTTCATTTTCAGCACAACGCTCCGCAATCAGGGCCGCAGCCTCTGGGTGCAGCGTCAACTCCACGCCCAACGCCTTGGCAGCAGCCTGTCGAGTCTGGTCATCGGGCGTGGCACCAATCCCGCCACAGCAAAACACGATATCCGGTGTTGCAAAACTACGTTCCAAGGTTGCGGCAATGGTGTCCAGATCATCGGGAATGATCTGTGCGCCCCCCAGTTGCAATCCTCTGGCTCCCAGCAGTTCAATCAGTTTTGAAAAATGTTTATCGTAGCGACGTCCCGACAGGATTTCGTCACCGATGATAATCAAACGAATAATGGCTTGATCGTTAGTTGTCATGGTCAATAAGTGGATGAGTGGTCGCAACTGCTTCTTGCTGACGCAGGCGACGTAGGTTTTCCAAAGAGAAATGCGCAAATACCAGCGCCGAGAACACGGGTAAAACCAGCCAGGCCGGCGGAATCAGGTTCAACAAGGCAAAAATCAGACCAATCAGCCAATATTGACTGCTCAGACGGGACCAAAGATATTTGCGTTCCTGCACATTGGCATGTTCCACCAGCGCGTCCACCCGCAATATCCGTGTGAGTGCAAAAACCCACCACAACACCGGCAAAATCAGCGCAAAAGGAGGAAAAATCCATAAAGGCAAGGTCAGGAGCCACCCCACTACAAACAGGGTCCCCACCCACACCGCGTTCCAAACACTGTAGACCGTGGCATTGTGTCCCTGTTTGATGACATCGGGATAATCTTTCTGCTGCAAATGCCCCAGAACCAGGGGCATGACCAGCACTGCCGCAAGGACCAGCCCCAGCACCCCTGCCAGGGGCAGCAAAATCCCAATCGCCAGCAACGGTACCAGATACACTTTCAGTGAAAACAAGCCGAGGCCCACCAGCCACTGATCGACGGACTCAAAGGCATTCCAGCCGCCGAGCAGCTCCAGCAACCAGGTCTGGATAGGAGTCCATAACAGCCAGCTCAGTAAAATCAGCCCCACGAACATGATCAGAAAGGGCATAAGCAGGGCCATCAGCATGCGTGGCTGAAATTGCGACACCAACGATCGCTTGAAGGCGGTGGAAATGCTGGCCCATCCGCCAGCAGGGCCCGAGCGCGAGGGGGCGGACGATGAAAAGGACATATGGCTCCTGCTAAGCAAATTCAATTACCCGAGTATCATAGACACAGTCACTTCTTTTTGTCTGTATGAAATTATGGCCTTGTTCAACGCCCAACATGATCTGCCCGCCCTGGCGGCCCACCTGCACGCCCAACCCGATGCCCTGTTGATTGCCTGTTTCTGTGCCCAATGGTGTAAGACCTGTCAACAGTATCAGCCCGCCTTTGAAGCCTTGGCTGCGCAGTTTCCCCAGGCCTGTCTGGTCTGGATCGATATCGAAGAGCAACCCGATCTGTTGGGCGATGAAGATATCGAGGACTTCCCCACCATACAGATCCAAAATAAAAATGGGACCGTTTTTTACGGTCCCATGTTGCCTCATATTGAGCATCTGGAGCGTCTGGTGCAAAGCATTTCAGAACGCAGCCCGGTCCTGAATGCCGGGCCTGGAGATTTGCGCGCCTTAGTAGCGGCCGCCGCCTAGCAAAACCCCCACCGAACGCTTGCGCGTGGTGTTGGAGGGCGTTGTCACCGCAGGCTTGGGGGCCGCCGCGCTGGAAGGCTCGTAGGGTTTCAGGAAAAAATCGTCTATGGGTGGCGTGTTCGACTGGTACGAACGACGTTCGCCACGCTCGTGACGGCTGGAACCCGAACGAGACGAGGACGGCGCCGAGGGCAAATCCAGCTTCAGGCGGGGAACCGGGTTCCCGATGAGTTTTTCAATTTCTTGCAGCAAATGCTCTTCGTCCGGCGCCATCAAGGCAATGGCCTCCCCGGACGCCCCCGCACGACCGGTACGGCCAATACGGTGCACATAATCTTCGGCGTTGTATGGCAGATCCACGTTGATCACGCAAGGCATGCCAGCCACATCCAGACCTCGTGCCGCCACATCGGTGGCTACCAGCACGTCCACAGTCCCGCTCTTGAACGCATCGAGTACTTTCATGCGTTCCAGCTGACTCTTGTTGCCGTGAATGGACTCGGCCTTGATACCTTCACGCTCCAGATAGCGGGCCAATTGCCCAGCGCCAATCTTGGTATTGGAGAAAACAATCGTCTGAGTCAGCTTCTTGGTCTTGACCAGATGCACCACGGCACGACGCTTGTCCTCAGCCGACATGGGGTACACCACCTGCGTGACCGTAGAGGCGGTTGCATTGCGTGCGGCCACTTCAATTTCGACAGGATCGTTCAGGAAAGTGCGTGCCAGCTTGCGGATTTCCTTGCTGAAAGTGGCCGAAAACAGCAGGCCCTGACGATTTTTGGGCAGCAAGGAAACAATACGGTCCAGATCAGGCAAAAAGCCCATATCCAGCATGCGGTCTGCCTCGTCCAGCACCAGAATGCTGACCTGGCTTAAATTGATGGTGCGCTGATCAATGTGATCGAGCAAACGGCCCGGGGTGGCAATAACAATTTCCACACCCCGCCGCAGCGCTTCTTTTTGCGGTCCGATATCCACGCCGCCAAACACCACCGTCGAGCGCAGCGGAACCGATTTGCTGTAGAGCGCGATGCTCTCAGCCACCTGATCGGCCAGCTCGCGAGTGGGCGTCAATACCAAGGCCCGCACCGGGTGACGGGCAGGCGACGCGCTGGTCGTGGCATGTGCCATCAGACGATTCAGGATAGGCAAGGAAAAAGCGGCCGTCTTACCTGTACCCGTCTGGGCTGCCCCCATGACATCACGGCCGGCCAGCACCACGGGAATGGCCTCAGCCTGAATAGGCGTAGGCTTGGAATACCCCGCTCCGGTAACGGCGCTTAATATTCCTGGGTGCAGACCGAAATCAGCAAACGTAAGGTCATTGGAGGTCGAAGGAGTTTTATCTGTCATGTACGCAAAAAGTCGGCTTGCCACGAGTGGCAAGCATTTGTAACAATCCTATTTTAACTTATGCCCGCCTGCCTCAACAGCAGTGACGAACAGGTAAGTACTCGCGTCAGGATTTTAGGGCATCAAGGCACGTATCAGCCAGAACGCCACCATCCCGGCCACGATTACCCAAACAGCGTTACGGGTACGGATAAATACCAGCACAGCTACCAGGCTGGCCAGAGCTTTAATATCCAATCGGGGGGTGTCGCCGTAAGCCCAAGGCAAAAGTTCCGGGATGATGATTGCTGCCAGAGCAGCCACCGGAGCAAAGCGCAAGGCGCGCCGCATACGTTCGGTCAGGGGCAGCAGATCACCAAACATGAAATAGCCTGAGCGGGTGAGCAAGCTGCACAACACCAACAGGGCGATTGCACCCAAAACGTACCAATCATACTGCCAATCGCTCATCACCGTGCATCCCTATGCCGTTGCAGTTGTTCTGCCGCCACGCCCGCCAGCACGCCACCCAGCACCGCAGCGACCAGTCCTAAACGCAAGGGCAGCACCTGTCCGACCCACGCAATCACGCTGGCGGTTATCAGACAGGCCCACATGGCGCGGTTGTTGACCAGCGGAATCAACAGCGCCAGCAAAGCCAGAATGGCCGCAAACTCCAGCGACCAGGAAGGCGGCACATAGGCACTGAGCACAATGCCAGACAAGGAGGCAATCTGCCAACTTAACCAGCCAGGCAAAATAATGCCCAGGTAATACCAGAGATGCTCACGCGAGCCGCGTTCTTTGGCATCTCCATACTTGGACATGAACAACACAAACACCATATCGCTGGTGATATAGCCCAGGCCCAGGCGTTTTTTCCAGCTCAGATGACGAAAAAAGGGCTGCAGGGCCGCGCCAAAAATAATGAAGCGAATATTGACGATGAAACCGGCGGTAAAAATCAGCCACAAGGGCGCGTGAGACTCAATCAGGGGCAAGGCAGTGAGCTGGGCCGAGCCGGCATACACAAACAGCGTCATCAAGGTGGCTTCAACACCACTTAACCCCGACTTGACCATGGCCACGCCCGTTACAAACCCCCACACCACCGTGGCAATCAGGGCAGGAATAAAGTCGATAAAACCGGCGCGCATATGCACACGATCCTGTGCACGGGGCAACAAGGCCGATAATCTTGTGATGGCTGACACGCCGTCTCCTGAGATGTGCTGCCCGCAAGCGCTGAACAGCGGTGACAGCTTTACTTATGATTGGCCTTATTCTAGAAGCAAAACTCGGGCACGAACATCTTGCGCAGTCGATAAGGTCAAGAAAAAACAGGCCGTGTCTTGCTACAATCGCAACTCTAGGCACGTAATGTTCGGCACCGCCGCTACGTGTACGGTATGTTTACCCTTGTCATTGTTTATCAGGAACCCTATGAGCGCCGCTATCGAACCTAAAAAAGCAGATCACGAACTGATTATGGTCGGAGCCGACGATCTGCCCGTGCACTGCCCCCGTCCTGGCAGCCCACTGTGGAACATGCACCCTCGCGTGTATATCGATATCAGCAAAACCGGTGAGGCCGCCTGCCCTTACTGTGGTGCCCGCTACCGCCTGAAAGAAGGCGAGAAAGTTCACGGTCATTAATTTCTGAAACTGGCTTCGTTGGACCCTACTGCTTCCCCCTCTGGCAATGCGATGGAACCGGGCTTGGCGCCCGGAGTAGACGCGCAACCCTGGCGTCACGCCGATCCGGTCGCCCGCCTGGATTCCAGCGCCTGTCCCCTGCCGGCCTGGCTGCCTGGCGGACACCTGCAAACCATCCATGGGGCTTTTTTCGCCCGCCATCACCACATCGCCTTTGTTCGTCAAAGAATCGACACACCGGATGGTGACTTCCTGGATCTGGACTGGACCGGGCCCGGTCTGTTTGCCGACAAATTGGCTAGCGGCGCCACAGCTCAACCTGACGCCCACTTGTCGCGCACTGCCGCCCGACGCTGGATGCAAGACCAGGACTGGAACAGCTTGCCGGCGACGGCCGACACGCATGCCCTGGTCCTGTTTCACGGACTGGAAGGCAGCAGTCGCAGCCATTACATTCAGGCGATTGCGCAATATTTCCGCGCTCGCGGCTGGATTGTCGTGGTGGCCCATTTCCGGGGTTGCTCCGGCTTTCCCAATCGCATGGCACGCGCCTACTATTCGGGTGACTCAGAAGAGGTCAGCTTTATTCTGAATACGGTGCGCACGCATCTACCCCATGTGCGCTGGCATGCGGCCGGCACCTCACTGGGTGGCAATGCCATGCTCAAATACCTGGGCGAAGCGGGCGACGAGGTTTCCTGGCTGCAGGCCTGTGCGTCCATTTCGGTTCCGCTGGATCTGGTCGCCTGCGGTCGCTATCTGTCCGAGTCCCGCATGGGGCGCTGGTTCTACTCGCCCTATTTCCTCAAAAGCATGCGCAGCAAACTGCAGGACAAAGCCCATCGATTCCCCGGCATGGTCGATACCGCACGTCTGAATCAAGCGCGTACCTTGCGGGACTTTGACGATATTTATACGGCGCCGATGCATGGTTTCAGCCACGCCCTGGATTATTGGACACGCGCCTCCAGCAAACCCTTGCTGCGCCACATCAAAGTGCCCACACTGGTCCTGAATGCCCTGAACGACCCATTCGTGCCACAAGTCAGCCTGCCCACCATTCAGGATTGCTCGGACGCCATCTTGCTGCACCAGCCCGCACAAGGCGGGCATGTGGGTTTCATCACAGGGAGTATTCCCGGCAATATGGGGTGGTTGCCCGCACGCCTGGCCCGCTTCTTTGAAACCAATAGCTGATACCGACTGAGCTCACCGGCAAGCGGCGCATTGCTCAAGAGCGGAACCGCTCCAGCAAGACGCGCTCGCTTTCCACCCGTTCGCGTAATTGACGAATCTGGGTATCCAGCTCGGACTGCTGATAAAAATCCTGCGTCAAATTACGCGCCTGCTGCAGTTGTTCCACCGCGGTAGGCAAGGCCCCGACCAGTTGATAATACTCAGCCATGGCGCGCCGGGCTTTTACGCCATCCCCGAGGCGATCGTAAGTCTGGGCCAGCAACTGGTGCAGTTGCGGCTCATCGGGCCATTGCTTGATGCGCTCCAGCAAAAATGCCTGGGCCTGATCATTTTGACCCAACTGCTGCAGAACCTGCACATAGGCCAACGCCACTCCTTGGCTCTTGGGCCAACGCTGCCATGCCTGCTTGGCCAGATTCAGCGCGCCTTGTATGTCCCGATCGGCAATCGCAATGCGAATATCCAGGGTATCCAACTCGGGAGCCTGATACTTGCCCTGCGCTCGGGCCTGTGCCAAATGCGCACGCGCCCGCTCATAGTCCTGACGTCCTTGCGCAATATAGGCCAGACCGTACTGGGCTGCCGAACGCTCCACCTCGCTTTGTGACTGATTCGTACTTTGCAGCGCCTGCTCCAATGCTCTCAGGGACTGCCCTCCTCCAGCCTGCAGCACCATCAGCTTGGCCCGGATATACCAGAATGAGGGCGTGTCCTGATACTGTTTGGCCGGCAAGCCCCGCACGCGGTTGCTGATATCCGACTCGCGTTGCTGAGACATGGGGTGCGTACTGGCGTATTCATTGGCAGTGGCCCGCTCGTTCAGGCGCGAGGCGGCAGCCAGGCGCTGAAACATCTGCACCATGCCTTGGGGCTCGTAGCCGGCCTTGAGCAGCATTTCAAAACCCAGCCGGTCGGCCTCCTGCTCAGCCTGACGCGAAAAACCCAGCTGACGATCCACCGCCGCCGCCTGACCAAACGCGGCTGCCCCCATCGCCAGATCGCCACTACCGGCCAAGGCGCCCAGCAAGGCGCCGGCCAGAGCGGCAATCAGCAAATGGTTGCTCTGTGCGCTTTGCGTAATGCCACGCGCCACGTGTCGCTGCGCTACGTGGGCGATTTCGTGAGCCAGCACCGAGGCCAGCTCGGACTCGGACTTCGACGCCGTAAACAACCCGCTATGAATGCCGATGTATCCCCCCGGCAATGCGAAAGCATTAATACTGCTATCGCGCAGGGCAAACACCGTGACGGGTTGTGCCATGGCGGGGCCATACTGGGCCAGCTTGCGACCCATGTCAGTCAGATACTGGTTGATGTCCGGGTCCGACACGTATTCAGGCGAACGCCTGCCCTGCTCCATGATGGCATTGCCCAAGGTACGCTCCAAAGCCGGCGACAGCTCGGCCCCCGAAGCCGCTCCCATGGAGGGAATCCCCACAGGCTGAGCCTGTACCGGCAGCACCGGACCGAAAGCCAGCGACAGGGCCAGACACAAAGACAAGGTGGAACGAGCAGGTCTAAACGACATGGATACTCCCGACAAAATCAATTGGCCCTGACCATCATAGCGCTGCCCGGCTTGCGCGATTCTGGCAAACGGTGACGCGTCGACAAACGCATCAACGTGCCTAAGGCATACAACAGGCCAAATACTTCCACCAAACCAGCCAGCACCCACATAATCAGGCCACCCATAACCTGATCCGCCAGGGCGTCCATACCTGGAATGGCACGACCACAGAGATCAAAAATCGGATAAAGGTCGTATTCGGTGAACGTGATGACGGCGCCCACGATCATTTGCGGCACCATCGTAATGACCGGCGAAAGTATACGCCCGCCCACCGACAAGCGGGCTGGAGGCGAAGGGCGACGATCCAGAATGAGGTTCCAGTACAGGATCCCGCTGATAACCACAGACCAGTTCATCAGACGGTACAGACGCCAGTCCAACATGGAGTAAAACTGCACCGTGGGCAGCATCCAGATCAGAACCAGAAAAACGAACAGGAAGGCAACCAGAATCGGGTTGGTCAAGATAGCCTGAACGCCTCGCCCAACAGGACGGCGCAGCCATTGCGCCAAGGCTCGACGCCCGCTCAGGGGCAGACCGGCACGCAAGGTTTGGCCGGGATAAGCCCCCATCAGGAACAAGGGACCCAGATGATGAAGAATCAAATGTTGGGCCCGATGGATGAAGAACATGCGCTCAGCGTAATAATCCAGGCGCGTGTGCAAGGAAAGGTAGAGAAGAATCAGGCCAATCCAAAAGAAGGACTGGCGCAAAAGATTGGGGCGGTGCACTTGCCGCCCCCGGACGTACAGAATAATGACCAGCAGAAAGGTCAATAGCAGAACAGGAGAGAACTCCCAGGGTGTCAGCCAGTCGAGCAAGGACATAGCAGCGCCATCCGCAAATCCAGTTGCGGTTTAGTTTATAGCAATACGCTCGCGCCCTGCCCACTTCACATTCAACACACCGGGATAATCCCGAATCAGCCGTGCGCGCTGCATCAGCTCGGCACGCAACTCGGGTGGGCAGGTCAACGTCACGCAGGCCGTATCATGCGTGTCGGAATGGTCAACCTGCACATTGGCCACACGGATACCCGCCGTATTCAGGTCTGAATAGATACGACGCCGAATCTGAGCCAGATCGCCACGTGGGCAGACAACCGTCAGGCGAGAGACGGACAAAGGAGCACGGGCACGCAGGGCAGAAGCCTGGATGCCGGCACGGCGCAAAAAGAGATCAAAAATACGCATACATTCCCCCTATTGCACATGAGCGTTGCAACACATCAGGATTCGAAAAAGCCAAGGGCTTTCTAGAGAATGAAATGGCGGGGAATTGAGGGCAGCAGAACAGCTGCCTGAGATACCACGCCCTGAAATTACCAGGACGCGGCAAGCTGTGAAGGAATCAGCGGGCCTGAACGCGCCTGGACATGGTTAGGTCGAACATAGATCGACTAGCACTGTCGCCGGGGTCGGGATTCACCACACAGCTCCTATAAAACGAAAGAACTTGCATTGTAACGTGCCCCTGCTTCCTTCACAAGGGAAGACCTGTGAAAAACCTTTACTTTACAAGGCACTTGATGTGTTTAATACACAGACAGATCCAGCCAGCCCAGGTGGCGGTACACCGCCATGATGATGTGTACCAGCCAGTACAGGCTAATGTTCACAAACGCGACGCTTGCGATAACGGCGGTCAAGACAGAAGGCCAGCCATGTTGATTATGCCGCTCGCTTTGCGGGTTGTAGAGAGCATCAAATTTTTTCGGATTGCGCAGGGCCAAGACCACCGCTTCGATTATCCCGGCGCTGACCGGCAAAATCAGCATGTTCGGGAACACATCGTCCAGCCCCTGCTTCCATGCCACCGTGCCCCCTATGGCCAATGCCGTCACCATCAAAGGGATATACCAGTAGCGACGACCCAGATACCAGCCATGCGCGCCGATCGCCCCCAACAGCAAGGACAGGCAGGCGGCGGTAAGCTGATGACGAAATGGTTTGGTCTGTTCCAATGACAAAGTCGGGTGGGGCATGCGGGGCATCCAGTCCGGGCTTGTGTTGTCAGCCATTGCTCACAGCTGTCACGGGCCTGACGGCAAATTGACAGCCACCTTCCCGTACAATACCCGAATTACTTCCTTGCCGTCATGAGGTTCCCATGAATGCCACTGACTACGACATCGCCATTTGTGGCGCCGGTCCCGTAGGCGCAGCTTTGGCGCTAATGCTGGCTGCCCAGCACCCAAATCCGTCACGTATCGCCGTTCTGGGGAAAAACTTCGACCTGGCCAGCACCGAACATGCACAGGGCGACCCGCGCACCCTGGCTCTCAATCACGGCAGCCGCCGCCTGATTGTGAACCAGCTCCAGGCCTGGCCGGAGCGCGCGGCCCTGATGCGCACCGTGCATGTTTCCCAGAAAGGACGACTGGGCCGCTGCCTGATTCAGGCTGACGAGCTGGGGGTGCCTGATCTGGGCGCCGTCGTCCATTACGACGATTTGCTCTGGGCCTTGCACGCTCGACTGCGAGACAGCGGCGTGACCCTGTTGCCCGCGCAGCAGGCGCAGACCCACAGCGCCCCCGGACAGATTCTGGTCGATCACGATAGCGGGCAGGCCACTGCCTTACTGGCCGTGCAATGCGATGGCGTCCGCCC
This genomic interval from Alcaligenes ammonioxydans contains the following:
- a CDS encoding AzlC family ABC transporter permease; its protein translation is MRAGFIDFIPALIATVVWGFVTGVAMVKSGLSGVEATLMTLFVYAGSAQLTALPLIESHAPLWLIFTAGFIVNIRFIIFGAALQPFFRHLSWKKRLGLGYITSDMVFVLFMSKYGDAKERGSREHLWYYLGIILPGWLSWQIASLSGIVLSAYVPPSWSLEFAAILALLALLIPLVNNRAMWACLITASVIAWVGQVLPLRLGLVAAVLGGVLAGVAAEQLQRHRDAR
- a CDS encoding zinc-finger domain-containing protein, producing MSAAIEPKKADHELIMVGADDLPVHCPRPGSPLWNMHPRVYIDISKTGEAACPYCGARYRLKEGEKVHGH
- a CDS encoding YheT family hydrolase, which gives rise to MEPGLAPGVDAQPWRHADPVARLDSSACPLPAWLPGGHLQTIHGAFFARHHHIAFVRQRIDTPDGDFLDLDWTGPGLFADKLASGATAQPDAHLSRTAARRWMQDQDWNSLPATADTHALVLFHGLEGSSRSHYIQAIAQYFRARGWIVVVAHFRGCSGFPNRMARAYYSGDSEEVSFILNTVRTHLPHVRWHAAGTSLGGNAMLKYLGEAGDEVSWLQACASISVPLDLVACGRYLSESRMGRWFYSPYFLKSMRSKLQDKAHRFPGMVDTARLNQARTLRDFDDIYTAPMHGFSHALDYWTRASSKPLLRHIKVPTLVLNALNDPFVPQVSLPTIQDCSDAILLHQPAQGGHVGFITGSIPGNMGWLPARLARFFETNS
- a CDS encoding M48 family metalloprotease, which codes for MSFRPARSTLSLCLALSLAFGPVLPVQAQPVGIPSMGAASGAELSPALERTLGNAIMEQGRRSPEYVSDPDINQYLTDMGRKLAQYGPAMAQPVTVFALRDSSINAFALPGGYIGIHSGLFTASKSESELASVLAHEIAHVAQRHVARGITQSAQSNHLLIAALAGALLGALAGSGDLAMGAAAFGQAAAVDRQLGFSRQAEQEADRLGFEMLLKAGYEPQGMVQMFQRLAAASRLNERATANEYASTHPMSQQRESDISNRVRGLPAKQYQDTPSFWYIRAKLMVLQAGGGQSLRALEQALQSTNQSQSEVERSAAQYGLAYIAQGRQDYERARAHLAQARAQGKYQAPELDTLDIRIAIADRDIQGALNLAKQAWQRWPKSQGVALAYVQVLQQLGQNDQAQAFLLERIKQWPDEPQLHQLLAQTYDRLGDGVKARRAMAEYYQLVGALPTAVEQLQQARNLTQDFYQQSELDTQIRQLRERVESERVLLERFRS
- a CDS encoding cytochrome c oxidase assembly protein, which encodes MSLLDWLTPWEFSPVLLLTFLLVIILYVRGRQVHRPNLLRQSFFWIGLILLYLSLHTRLDYYAERMFFIHRAQHLILHHLGPLFLMGAYPGQTLRAGLPLSGRRALAQWLRRPVGRGVQAILTNPILVAFLFVFLVLIWMLPTVQFYSMLDWRLYRLMNWSVVISGILYWNLILDRRPSPPARLSVGGRILSPVITMVPQMIVGAVITFTEYDLYPIFDLCGRAIPGMDALADQVMGGLIMWVLAGLVEVFGLLYALGTLMRLSTRHRLPESRKPGSAMMVRAN